In Zalophus californianus isolate mZalCal1 chromosome 4, mZalCal1.pri.v2, whole genome shotgun sequence, the following proteins share a genomic window:
- the LOC118356908 gene encoding 40S ribosomal protein S14, producing the protein MAPRKGKEKKEEQVISLGPQVAEGENVFGVCHIFASFNDTFVHVTDLSGKETICRVTGGMKVKADRDESSPYAAMLAAQDVAQRCKELGITALHIKLRATGGNRTKTPGPGAQSALRALARSGMKIGRIEDVTPIPSDSTRRKGGRRGRRL; encoded by the coding sequence ATGGCACCTcgcaaggggaaggaaaagaaggaagaacaggtcATCAGCCTTGGACCTCAGGTAGCTGAAGGAGAGAATGTGTTTGGTGTCTGCCACATCTTTGCATCCTTCAATGACACTTTTGTCCATGTCACCGATCTTTCTGGCAAGGAAACCATCTGTCGCGTGACTGGTGGAATGAAGGTGAAGGCTGACCGAGATGAGTCTTCTCCCTATGCTGCCATGTTGGCTGCCCAGGATGTAGCCCAGAGGTGCAAGGAACTGGGCATCACTGCCCTCCACATCAAACTACGAGCCACAGGAGGAAATAGAACCAAGACCCCTGGACCTGGGGCCCAGTCAGCCCTCAGAGCCCTTGCCCGCTCAGGAATGAAGATCGGGCGGATTGAGGAtgtcacccccatcccctccgaTAGCACCCGCAGGAAGGGGGGTCGCCGTGGTCGCCGTCTGTGA